The following DNA comes from Mesoplasma sp. JKS002658.
TTGTTGTTTCACTAACAATTCAGTTAGTTTATTTGTGAACTGCTACTTGGTATGTGCACTGAAAATTAGCTCGTCGTCACGATTTTTTAACCAATCAATATTGAAAACGTGCTTGTGTGGCACTACTAACTATTGGTTTTATTTATATCCCAATTGCTGTCTTTAAATCTGGTCTCCGTAGGGAATACTTGTATAACATTAGGTTTGCAGACTTACTGACTCGGATGGAAACTGATTTTCCCCAACGATTTGCCTTCTATCTTAACCAGGGGGGGGTTGGTGGATGAGACTATGGTTTTAATCCTGATGCCTATTCTGATTCTGATTTAAAAAATTTGTTTGGAGAGCGTTATTTTGAATACGTGCAAAACCGTAAGGCTTATATTCAAGAATGAATCCAAAACTGAAATACCGATCATCCTGAGAATCCGATTACTTTAGTCAATAAATATTATTTCAATTTTCCTGAAAATAGTCCTCGTGATCTCTTTAACAATCCTCGTACAGGTTGAAACTACTTTGATTCAAACCAAACTTATCCTTGATATAAACCAACCGGATGAGGAAAGTGGAGGGGCGATAACAACCTGTTAAAAGAAGCGATTCCTCACCAATCAGCTTTTCCTAGTGGCCATATGGCAGCCGCTTTTGGAATTTGTATGACAGTTTATATCTTTAAAGGTGATCGTCAAAAAAGTGTTGTAATTGGTCGTCGGATTGGGTTTGTTGCAGGATTAATTTTCTGTTTGGATATGTTCTTTTCTTTGGCAATTTCGTTAAGCCATTGATGAAGTGATCTTGGTTTTACGATGTTTTGGTTAGGACCAGCCCTAATAACAGCTTATGGAGTAACAATGTTGGGGACAAAGGTTTTGGTGAATCCGTTCTTTAAGTGAGTAAAGAATTGAAACCAACCTCACCAAAAATAATTCGCTTGATGCGAAAAAACTCTCAAAACGTAATGTGGATCAAATTGGAGTTAACTTATCAAGAAAAAAATAGTTATAGATTTGACAAGAAAACAACAAACTGCTCTTTTCTTGTCATTTTTTAGTTTTAATCGAAGAAAGGCATTTATTTAAAATGTTAAGAAAAATTAAAAACCCTTATAGTTGAGAAAATCTCCTTGCTTTTGGTGTGCTTGCTATCTTTTGTATTTTTGGCTTGATTAGTTGAATTGTTGCTAGTAATTATTCTGTGGATTTAAAGTTTTCTGAAGTCCTGGATCATGGAATGAAGTACAAGTTTATCCGGTTTTGAACTATGTTTCGGGTTTTAGATGGCTTTGAAGGAGTAATTACTTTTATTTTTCCAATGGGATATATTGTTATTGAATCCTTTCTTTTAGCGATGAAAAAAGCTCGTCCTCACGGATGGTTTGCCCATTATCACACAACTTCTGTTTGAATTTATTTGTTCATGTCTGGAGGGTGAACTGCTGGAGTTACCCTTCGCTCTGTTACCTTCTTTTTTGGTGATCAAGGGTTTGGTCAGGGATACTGGTACTGGTTTCAAACTGGGTGAAGCTATCTAATCCCTGGATTTGTTGTTTCACTAACAATTCAGTTAGTTTATTTGTGAACTGCTACTTGGTATGTGCACCAAAAATTAGCTCGTCGTCACGACTTTTTAGTTCAGCAGTATTGAAAGCGTGCTTGTGTGGCACTACTAAGTATTGGTTTTATTTATATCCCGGTTTTAATTCTAAAAACTGGTTTTGGTCGCCCGTATTTATATAACATTCGCTTTGGTGATTTATTTGTCAAAATGCAAAGTCAAGCTCCAGAACGTTTTGCTCATTACTTGAATCAAAGTCCAACTACTTGGCATCGTAACGCAGGTTTTAACCCTAATCCTTACACTGCTGAACAATTAAAAGCCTTGTTTGGTGAACGGTATTATCAGTATGTCGAAAATCAACAACAACTGGTGCAGACTTGAGTTGATGATTGAAATCAAAATCATCCTGCCAACCAGATTGCAATTAATAACCATTATTACTTCAATTTTCCTGAAAATAGTCCTCGTGATCTCTTTAACAATCCTCGTAGGGGTTGAAACTACTTTGATTCAAACCAAACTTATCCTTGATATAAACCAACCGGACAAGGGAATTGAAACGGAGATAATAACTTGTTAGCAGCAGCAATTCCTGATGAAGGTGCCTTTCCTAGTGGTCATATGGTAGCAACTTTTGGGATTTGTTTGACAGTTTATCTTTTTAAAGATGACCACGATAAACAAGTAGTTATCATTCGTCGGATTGGGTTTGTGATTGGTTTAATCTTTTATCTAGATATGTTCTTTTCTTTAGCGGTTTCTTTAAGTCACTGGTGAAGCGACTTAGGATTTAGTATGTTTTGAACTGGCATTGGGGTTTTACTTGCACATGTAACAATGCTCTTGATTAATAAATTTTTAATTCTGCCCTTTTTTAGATGGGTTAAAATTAGTTAAGATTATCTTCATTCACCAATTTCCCAACTAGTTGAATCTAAAAATTAGCACTTTTTTATCAACTAAGCTTGAATAAAACTGAGGGTGGAGAAACTTTAGAAAACCCCCTGCTAATTGTTGCTTATCGTTATATAATCAAAATAGAGTGATTTTTCGTAAAGAAAACAAATTGATGATAGGAGATAAAAAGAATGAAAAACACCGCAAACAAAGTTGTCTTGATTGGGGCTGGTGCAGTTGGAACTTCCTTCTTATATTCTGCAATTAACCAAGGAATTGCTGCTGATTATGTGCTGATTGATGCTTTTCCAGACGCTGCAGAAGGAAATGCATTAGATTTAGCTGATACTGCTGCTGTCCTTCCGACCCCCTTTGCTCGCATTAAGGCGGGAAGTTATCAGGATTGTCAGGATGCTGATGTTCTGGTAATTACTGCTGGTCGTCCTCAAAAACCAGGAGAAACCCGTTTAGATATGGTTGCTGGTAACGCCCAAATTATGAAGTCAATTGCTTTGGAAGTAAAAGCTTCTGGTTTTAGTGGGATTACTGTGATTGCCTCTAACCCAGTTGATGTTTTAACCTTAGTGTATCAAGAAGTAACTGGTTTTGACCCTCACAAGGTTATTGGGAGTGGAACTACTTTAGACTCAGCTCGTTTAAGAAGATTAGTTGGAGAAAAATTAGCAGTTTCTCCAACTAATGTCGAAACCTTTTTAATGGGAGAACACGGTGATTCATCAGTAGCTGTTTGATCACATGCGACAATTATGGGTCAACCTTTAAGTAAATACATTGAAAGTAATCAAATTACTCAACAACAATTAGATGAAACTCGAACTCAAGCAATTAACATGGCTTATCGAATTATTGAATTAAAACGAGCTACTTTTTATGGAATTGGTGCTTGTTTAACCAGAATTGTTAAAGCTATTCTCAATGATGAACGTTCAACTTTAATGGTTGGTGCGAAACTGAGTGGTGAGTATGAAAATAGTGATTTGTATACAGGAGTACCAGCAATTATTTCTGCTCAAGGGTGAGAAAGTATTATTGAATGGGATTTAACCAAAGAAGAACAAACACAATTTAACCAATCTTGTGCAACTTTAAACCAATCAATTCAAAAAGCTCGCGAAGCAATTAAGTAAATATTGGTGCAAAACTTCCCTAAGGGAAGTTTTTTTGACATCAATTTTTCAACTGCTGAGGTTTTCTTACAGGCAAAACGTTATAATTAAGAATATTAATCATTAGAACATAAACGATAAGGGAGAATTTAATGACACCAGTTCGGAAAAAGATTATTGCTAGTTTAACTCCAGTACTTCAAGAAAAAATTTTGACTGAAGTTAAGGAAGGTAAAGAAGCACGCCAGGTCATGCGCGATTTAAACTTCTTTTTACAAGATTTTGATAAAGAGATGATGAAAATCACTTACAACTACGTGAAGTTTTTAGAGTCAGTTTGTCAGAATGGTAAGGATACTAGCGCTGCATTTGAGCAGTTTTTAAATAAAATGGATTACCGGTATGATCATCCTGTGATTGGTGATACTGAAACCAAAACTGATGCCACCCTGCTTGATGATACAACCACTTTTTTAGCAGGTGATTTAAACACTCGTGAAAGTGATCGTCAAAAGTATGATGAAATGATGAGTAAACTACAACATACTCAAGTTAGAGTGGTTGGTGAAGAGGTTAAGCGAGTTAGTCAGTCTGATGAAGTTGAAAAAACAGGAGTAACAGTTGCTGATTTGCTAGATAAGGAACAAAAGATTGTTCAAGCATTGACTGACTTATCAGATTCAATTCATATTCGTAACTTGTATAACGACAATATGGAAGAAACTTTCAGTGGTTTGTTAAAAACGATTCTTACTTCAGTTAACGAA
Coding sequences within:
- a CDS encoding L-lactate dehydrogenase, whose amino-acid sequence is MKNTANKVVLIGAGAVGTSFLYSAINQGIAADYVLIDAFPDAAEGNALDLADTAAVLPTPFARIKAGSYQDCQDADVLVITAGRPQKPGETRLDMVAGNAQIMKSIALEVKASGFSGITVIASNPVDVLTLVYQEVTGFDPHKVIGSGTTLDSARLRRLVGEKLAVSPTNVETFLMGEHGDSSVAVWSHATIMGQPLSKYIESNQITQQQLDETRTQAINMAYRIIELKRATFYGIGACLTRIVKAILNDERSTLMVGAKLSGEYENSDLYTGVPAIISAQGWESIIEWDLTKEEQTQFNQSCATLNQSIQKAREAIK
- a CDS encoding phosphatase PAP2 family protein → MLRKIKNPYSWENLLAFGVLAIFCIFGLISWIVASNYSVDLKFSEVLDHGMKYKFIRFWTMFRVLDGFEGVITFIFPMGYIVIESFLLAMKKARPHGWFAHYHTTSVWIYLFMSGGWTAGVTLRSVTFFFGDQGFGQGYWYWFQTGWSYLIPGFVVSLTIQLVYLWTATWYVHQKLARRHDFLVQQYWKRACVALLSIGFIYIPVLILKTGFGRPYLYNIRFGDLFVKMQSQAPERFAHYLNQSPTTWHRNAGFNPNPYTAEQLKALFGERYYQYVENQQQLVQTWVDDWNQNHPANQIAINNHYYFNFPENSPRDLFNNPRRGWNYFDSNQTYPWYKPTGQGNWNGDNNLLAAAIPDEGAFPSGHMVATFGICLTVYLFKDDHDKQVVIIRRIGFVIGLIFYLDMFFSLAVSLSHWWSDLGFSMFWTGIGVLLAHVTMLLINKFLILPFFRWVKIS